The following is a genomic window from Helicobacter sp. NHP19-003.
AGCTCTAAAAACTCACGATCCATTTGGGCGGGCTCTAGGCTGCCGATACGCACCCGTTTGATGGGGGTTTTGGCGATCTCTTTGATGAGCTTGGCTAGGCTATCGCCTTTATCTAGCCCGAAACTGCCCACATTCGTGCCGGTTAAAACCACCTCCAAAACCCCACTCTCAGCAAGCAAATTAATTTGCTTTAAAATGTGTGTTCTCTCTAAACTACGCGATTTGCCCCGAACTTGGGGGATGATGCAGTAGCTGCACCTAAAGTCGCACCCCTCTTGAATTTTGACAAAAGCCCTAGTTTTGCCCACAAAGCTCGTTAAAAGCGTGCTTTCTAGCTTGGCTTGCTTATCTTCGTGAAAAAACCCTTCTTGGTGCAAAAGGTGGTTGATTTGGGTTTTATGATCATGCCCAAAAACTCCGCTCACTTGCCTGTTTTCTAAGAGTTTGCGCCCCTCTTTGTTCGCCCCACAGCCTGTAAAATAGACCTTTTTATCCAAAGCGTGCATTTTTTTGGCGTAAGCCCTCACGCTATAATCCGCATCGTTGGTAACGGTGCAAGAGTTTAAGACCACAATGTCGGCCAAATCCTCGTCAGCAGTGTGCTCAAAGTCCTTTAGGTGGGCGCGCATGACTTGCGTGTCAAATAAGTTTGTGCGGCAACCGAAGGTTTTAAAATAGACTTTCTGTTTCATAGGTGTAATTCCTT
Proteins encoded in this region:
- the mtaB gene encoding tRNA (N(6)-L-threonylcarbamoyladenosine(37)-C(2))-methylthiotransferase MtaB; translated protein: MKQKVYFKTFGCRTNLFDTQVMRAHLKDFEHTADEDLADIVVLNSCTVTNDADYSVRAYAKKMHALDKKVYFTGCGANKEGRKLLENRQVSGVFGHDHKTQINHLLHQEGFFHEDKQAKLESTLLTSFVGKTRAFVKIQEGCDFRCSYCIIPQVRGKSRSLERTHILKQINLLAESGVLEVVLTGTNVGSFGLDKGDSLAKLIKEIAKTPIKRVRIGSLEPAQMDREFLELLDHPILEKHLHIALQHSHDTMLRWMRRRNRTHTDITLLQKVASKGFAIGTDFIVGHPHEDENIWQEALANFKKLPLTHIHPFIYSVRDGTPSSKMPNRVRGDIAKARLKQIKECVQENNLAFRQNLKARGVALEVLVEGRKGGVYLGHDQFFNPVRLNAQEDLSGQWVVLNDYEVELDSNFAAV